A portion of the Cryptosporangium phraense genome contains these proteins:
- a CDS encoding antitoxin — MSFMDKAKDFADKHDEQVDQGLDKAGDQVDQRTGEKYSSQIDRGVDEAQKRTGDGDTAQ, encoded by the coding sequence ATGAGCTTCATGGACAAGGCCAAGGACTTCGCCGACAAGCACGACGAGCAGGTCGACCAGGGCCTCGACAAGGCCGGCGACCAGGTCGACCAGCGCACCGGGGAGAAGTACTCGTCCCAGATCGACCGGGGCGTCGACGAAGCCCAGAAGCGCACCGGCGACGGCGACACCGCCCAGTAA